From a region of the Actinopolymorpha singaporensis genome:
- a CDS encoding IclR family transcriptional regulator, which yields MGAEPNPRAASPSTDRALRVLETLVQAEGSLTLTMLAQEAGVPLATCASIVQTFEERGYANRQVVGRSHFWQPTLRLYAMATRLVRKIDPTNVSRQHLRSLSDKVGMPAHLGALDGATIVYVAKAATPGFVQFDTFVGKVAPFNLTALGRAITAYLPESELVSLLDHLAPGAGPRARRPSVRAFRRELAETRERGYAFEDEEEQAEISCVAAPVFDAGDRVAYAVGVTGFSSEFSGAKLHTVAAAVRQTASAISSELGSLVPPQRTLR from the coding sequence GTGGGCGCGGAACCAAACCCCCGGGCGGCGTCCCCGTCGACGGATCGTGCGCTGCGGGTCCTGGAGACCCTGGTTCAGGCCGAGGGCTCACTGACCTTGACGATGCTCGCGCAGGAAGCCGGCGTACCGCTCGCAACCTGCGCCTCGATCGTGCAGACCTTCGAGGAGCGAGGCTACGCCAACCGGCAGGTCGTCGGCCGGAGCCACTTCTGGCAACCGACGCTCAGGCTGTACGCGATGGCAACTCGCCTCGTCCGCAAGATCGACCCGACCAACGTCTCCCGCCAGCACCTTCGCTCACTGAGCGACAAGGTCGGCATGCCGGCCCACCTGGGTGCGCTGGACGGTGCGACGATCGTCTACGTCGCGAAGGCCGCGACACCGGGTTTCGTCCAGTTCGACACCTTTGTCGGGAAGGTCGCACCCTTCAACCTGACGGCCCTGGGCCGAGCGATCACCGCCTACCTGCCGGAGTCGGAGCTTGTGTCACTGCTTGACCACCTGGCTCCCGGCGCCGGTCCTCGAGCGCGGCGCCCGAGCGTTCGGGCTTTCCGGCGGGAGCTGGCCGAGACGCGCGAGCGCGGTTACGCCTTCGAGGACGAGGAGGAACAAGCCGAGATCAGCTGCGTGGCTGCCCCGGTGTTCGACGCCGGCGACCGGGTGGCGTACGCCGTCGGCGTCACCGGCTTCTCGAGCGAGTTCTCCGGTGCCAAGCTGCATACGGTCGCGGCCGCCGTCCGGCAGACGGCGAGTGCGATCTCCTCCGAACTCGGCTCCCTGGTTCCGCCACAGCGGACCCTCCGCTGA